TCAATCGGCTTGTCAGCCATATTACGCGCTATCTCAAGCAAGGCCGCTACACCGGAGCCATTGTAATTTGCACCAGCTGATAACCCGGCGGAATCATGGTGAGCGGATATCATGACGACCTGCCCGGTGTCATTTTGATTGGGCTTTCGACTTGCCACGATATTATACGAGGTTTGCTTGGTCGTTACGGCTCCGTTTACCTTGACGGTTCCCTTCACGGGCCGCTTGTCCATTATGCGTTTTTGGAGCCTCGTGCCATCCGACTTGGACAAAGCGATTACAGGAACAGCGATATCCAAGGGTTCGCCCAGTGAAGCATTCCAGCCTTCCTCTCGATCATTCCAGATGATCAGAGCAACGGCTCCGGCAGCCGCTGCTTGGCGTACTTTTTCTCCGAAAGGAATCTCCCCTCGCTTGACCAAGGCAATCTTTCCCCGAGAGGCATCATTCGCAAAATCAACCGCTCTTCCCAAGCCTGCATCCACCACTTCTGCTGTCGCGGTTCCATTGATTCCAAAAGCAAATCCACTCACTGTCCATTTTTGACCCGGCCATTCTTCCATCGTCAGTGATAGAGTGGTAGGCTTTTTGTACGTATAATAAGAAAAAGGATCGAGCTTGGTCTTGTACCCGTAAGATCGAAGTGTATTTTCCACATAGACAGCTGCCGCAAATTCCGTTTCAGTAGCAGGTGGACGGGCTGTTCTCGCCAATTGCTCGACATGGCTGTACAAGCGTTCACTATCGATCCAATCTTGAGCTTCCTCTGCTTGAACACGATGGGAAAGGAAAGGTATCGGCAATATCGTTCCACAGGCAAGCAAGGCACATAGCGCATAATGTTGGACAGATCGCATGGCATTCTCCCTTTTCTTTGCTCTTTGCATTTATTATGGGCGGTTACGACAAACTGAGTATAGTCAGAATAGTTAGTCAAATAACATCATCCTGCGCCATCCCTGGACAGCTTTCGTTTTCTTCTGCCCAAAACGTCGATTTTTCGAGTGACTTCCTTCCATATGAATTCTTAATAGAAAGGGGCTTTACTCCGTAAAATTATTGATAAAGAAAAGGCGACTTTCAAATTGACCGATGTCCTTTGCTTTTGCTAAGGTGGAATCAACAAAAAAACGTTTGAAAGAAACAGATTGGAATCTATTGAGGGGGAAGTACCATGCTGTATGTCGATGGCAAATGGGTAGAAGAAGGGCAAGTCGCAGTTCATCCAGAAGACCGCGGTTATAACTTTGGCGATGGCATATACGAGGTAGTACGTATTTATAAGGGACGCATGTATCAATGGGATGGACATCTTACCCGTTTGTTTCGAAGTGCCAACGAAATAAAAATGGAGCTTCCATGGAGCGCAGAAGAGCTGACAGACTTAGCGCATCAGCTGATCGCTAAAAACAACATCACGGAGAATGACGACGCCAGCCTTTACCTGCAAGTTTCTCGTGGCATCTCTCCGCGTGTTCACGATATTCCGTCTGATATCAAGCCTGTGATCATGGGCTTTGTCCGTCGCAAGGACCGCCCTGTCACCGATATGAAAAAAGGCTGGACAGCACAGCTCGTCGAAGATATCCGCTGGCTGCGTTGCGATATTAAAACGCTCAATCTGCTAGGAGCTGTTCTTGTCAAACAATACGCAAAGGATGCAGGTGCCCAGGAATCCATTTTGCACCGCAACGGCGTCATCACAGAGTGCAGCTCTTCCAATTTGTTCGTCGTAAAAAATGGCGAGCTGTATACGCATCAGGCTGACAATTTGATCCTGCACGGAATTACCCGCCAAGTGGTCATTGATTTGGCTCGGGACAATGGCATCACTGTCCATGAAGAAGCATTCGATATGGCTTTCTTGAAGCAAGCCGATGAAGTATTCCTCACCAGCACGACCGCGGAAATCATGCCGCTCATCTCGGTTGATGGCGTCGCTGTCGGAAACGGACAGCCAGGACCTGTCGTGGTTACGCTACAAGACTTGTTTGAACAGCATATCAACACAAGTGTACTCGTGTAATGAAAAAAGCTCTCCCGGTATGCCTATACATCCGAGAGAGCTTTTCTATATTGTTTAACGGCGCAGATTCCATTCATCTGTGGCATAGCGCGTTCTCACAAGTTCTTCTGCCAAAGCGAGTTCTTCGTCGGTAAGCGTTGAAGGGATCAGCTCCACATCCAGTCCGGATGCAAAGCCTTTCGAGAACGCCTCGATGGATTCTTGGAGACTGATTGGCCGTGG
The window above is part of the Brevibacillus antibioticus genome. Proteins encoded here:
- a CDS encoding PA domain-containing protein: MRSVQHYALCALLACGTILPIPFLSHRVQAEEAQDWIDSERLYSHVEQLARTARPPATETEFAAAVYVENTLRSYGYKTKLDPFSYYTYKKPTTLSLTMEEWPGQKWTVSGFAFGINGTATAEVVDAGLGRAVDFANDASRGKIALVKRGEIPFGEKVRQAAAAGAVALIIWNDREEGWNASLGEPLDIAVPVIALSKSDGTRLQKRIMDKRPVKGTVKVNGAVTTKQTSYNIVASRKPNQNDTGQVVMISAHHDSAGLSAGANYNGSGVAALLEIARNMADKPIDTEVRFVSFGAVTSGSRGPIAYANALSAKERQAMIAAFYVEGVGSQKTELVATNPLGNENLPIQLLRAAGVSPSDKAGTREGIGAASSLGAAGIPTALVTSAGTGQVTVDSIAQVDWEQIAKATKAVLSAIHKVTEQTTPAYPIGSPNGGQLRAESEALQ
- the dat gene encoding D-amino-acid transaminase; the encoded protein is MLYVDGKWVEEGQVAVHPEDRGYNFGDGIYEVVRIYKGRMYQWDGHLTRLFRSANEIKMELPWSAEELTDLAHQLIAKNNITENDDASLYLQVSRGISPRVHDIPSDIKPVIMGFVRRKDRPVTDMKKGWTAQLVEDIRWLRCDIKTLNLLGAVLVKQYAKDAGAQESILHRNGVITECSSSNLFVVKNGELYTHQADNLILHGITRQVVIDLARDNGITVHEEAFDMAFLKQADEVFLTSTTAEIMPLISVDGVAVGNGQPGPVVVTLQDLFEQHINTSVLV